From a single Desulfobulbaceae bacterium DB1 genomic region:
- a CDS encoding AAA family ATPase encodes METKHAFAELRNWLEGQIVGQEKLVERLLIVLLADGHLLVEGAPGLAKTKAIKCLGEGLDGDFHRIQFTPDLLPADVTGTDIYQPEDGSFRFQRGPIFHNLVLADEINRAPAKVQSALLEAMAERQVTIGGQSYKLPELFLVMATQNPIEQEGTYPLPEAQLDRFLMHVRVDYPSVEAERAILALARLEAGRQQIKPRRAVSLNEIFLARQEVLDIHMAAPVEEYIVQLVIASRNPQNYSAALAGLIDYGGSPRTTIALDRCSRAISWLRGRDFVSPDDVQDVVHDILRHRLILSFEAEANGTTKDQVIDLLLQHVPVA; translated from the coding sequence ATGGAAACCAAGCATGCATTCGCGGAATTGAGGAACTGGCTGGAAGGGCAGATTGTCGGGCAGGAGAAACTTGTTGAAAGGTTGCTGATCGTCTTGCTGGCCGATGGCCATCTCCTGGTGGAGGGTGCACCCGGTCTTGCGAAAACAAAGGCCATTAAGTGTTTGGGCGAAGGTCTTGACGGCGATTTTCACAGGATACAATTCACGCCTGACCTTCTGCCGGCTGATGTGACGGGAACCGATATCTATCAACCGGAAGACGGTAGTTTCCGGTTTCAGCGTGGGCCGATTTTTCATAATTTGGTGTTGGCCGATGAAATAAATCGTGCTCCGGCCAAAGTCCAGTCGGCCCTGCTGGAAGCAATGGCTGAAAGGCAGGTCACTATCGGCGGGCAATCATACAAATTGCCGGAATTATTTCTGGTAATGGCCACGCAAAACCCCATTGAGCAGGAAGGAACCTATCCCTTGCCGGAGGCGCAACTTGACCGTTTTCTCATGCATGTGCGAGTAGATTATCCTTCTGTCGAAGCGGAACGGGCAATTTTAGCCCTGGCGCGACTGGAGGCAGGCCGGCAACAGATAAAACCGCGCAGAGCCGTCAGCCTGAATGAAATTTTTCTGGCCAGGCAGGAAGTGCTTGATATCCATATGGCCGCCCCGGTGGAAGAATATATTGTCCAATTGGTTATCGCATCACGCAATCCGCAGAATTATTCAGCCGCTCTGGCGGGTTTGATTGATTACGGCGGGAGCCCGAGAACAACGATTGCGCTTGACAGATGCTCTCGGGCAATTTCCTGGCTGCGGGGCCGTGATTTTGTCAGTCCGGATGATGTGCAGGATGTCGTGCATGATATATTGCGGCACAGGCTGATTCTCAGTTTTGAGGCTGAGGCGAACGGGACGACCAAGGATCAGGTCATCGATTTACTGTTGCAGCATGTCCCTGTCGCCTGA
- a CDS encoding BatB protein yields MLNFVWPWVFLLLPAPLLVYWGVPKATRDDAAVFVPFFAEVAGFAGQAQSGRLHFFRLLFLTAIWCLLVVALGRPQWIGDPVALPVSGRDLLVAVDISGSMGREDMVIGNSQVSRITLVKKVLNEFLDRRTGDRVGLILFGTEAYIQAPLTFDRQTVKKLFNEAQIGFAGKKTSIGDAIGLAVKRLKERPADHRVLIMLTDGRNTAGNLQPLQAAELAARTGVTIYTIGVGADEIMVRDFFGTRRVNPSGDLDEDMLREIARLTDGRYFRARKSEELAEIYQMIDELEPVAQDNEIVRPVKALFHWPLAAALLVSFLTALLHIPFSFSVQRPGGR; encoded by the coding sequence ATGTTGAATTTTGTCTGGCCCTGGGTCTTCCTCCTTCTTCCCGCACCCTTGTTGGTTTACTGGGGCGTGCCCAAAGCGACCCGGGATGATGCGGCGGTTTTTGTTCCATTTTTTGCGGAAGTGGCCGGTTTTGCCGGACAAGCACAATCAGGCCGGTTGCATTTTTTCAGGCTGCTGTTTTTAACGGCAATCTGGTGTCTGCTGGTGGTTGCCCTCGGCAGGCCGCAATGGATAGGTGATCCGGTGGCTTTGCCTGTCTCCGGCCGTGATCTTCTGGTTGCTGTTGACATTTCCGGCAGCATGGGCCGGGAGGATATGGTGATCGGCAACAGCCAGGTGTCACGGATCACGCTGGTGAAAAAAGTCCTTAATGAATTTCTCGACCGGCGCACCGGTGACCGGGTCGGGCTCATCCTTTTCGGCACGGAAGCCTATATCCAGGCCCCCCTCACCTTTGACCGGCAGACGGTTAAAAAACTTTTTAATGAGGCGCAGATCGGCTTTGCCGGCAAAAAAACATCAATCGGCGACGCGATCGGCCTTGCCGTTAAGCGCCTGAAAGAACGGCCGGCGGACCATCGGGTTCTGATAATGCTCACCGACGGCAGAAATACGGCGGGGAATTTGCAGCCCCTGCAGGCAGCGGAGCTGGCGGCCCGGACCGGGGTTACAATTTACACCATCGGGGTTGGGGCGGATGAAATAATGGTCCGTGATTTTTTCGGCACTCGCCGGGTTAATCCATCCGGTGATCTTGATGAAGATATGCTTCGGGAAATTGCGCGTTTAACGGACGGCCGTTATTTCCGGGCCCGGAAATCAGAAGAGCTTGCAGAGATTTATCAGATGATTGATGAACTGGAACCAGTGGCTCAGGATAATGAAATAGTCAGGCCGGTCAAGGCGCTGTTCCATTGGCCGCTTGCCGCGGCACTGCTTGTAAGTTTTCTGACGGCCTTGCTCCATATCCCATTCTCTTTTAGCGTTCAGCGTCCGGGCGGAAGATAA